In Neovison vison isolate M4711 chromosome 14, ASM_NN_V1, whole genome shotgun sequence, the following proteins share a genomic window:
- the ZNF12 gene encoding zinc finger protein 12, protein MSKSLGPVSFRDVAVDFTQEEWQQLEPEQKTTYRDVMLENYSHLVSVGCHIIKPEVIIKLEQGEEPWIVEGEFLPQSYPEEVWKADILGERVQENESKYSRQAVSNNKTLIEERGNVPGKTSNAETNPIPSRKMSYKCDLCEKSLKSISEYISSDGSYARMKPDECSACGKPLPQIKLEKTHPGDESYEFNQNGDAYSLNEESIYHNINILEKPFEYTECQKAFQKDTVFVNHMEEKPYKWNESEIAFLQMSNLRVHERSHMELKPYECNACGKSFCKKSKFIIHQRTHTGEKPYECNQCGKSFCQKGTLTVHQRTHTGEKPYECNECGKTFYQKLHLIQHQRTHSGEKPYECSYCGKSFCQKTHLTQHQRTHSGERPYVCHDCGKTFSQKSALNDHQKIHTGVKLYKCNECGKCFCRKSTLTTHQRTHTGEKPYECNECGKFFSRLSYLTVHYRTHSGEKPYECNECGKTFYLNSALMRHQRVHTGEKPYECTECGKLFSQLSYLTIHHRTHSGVKPYECNECGKTFYQNSALCRHRRIHKGEKPYECYICGKFFSQMSYLTIHHRIHSGEKPYECNECGKTFCQNSALNRHQRTHTGEKAYECYECGKFFSQMSYLTIHHRIHSGEKPFECNECGKAFSRMSYLTVHYRTHSGEKPYECNECGKKFYHKSAFNSHQRIHRRGNVNVLDVGRLL, encoded by the exons GGGCCAGTGTCATTCAGGGACGTGGCCGTGGACTTCacccaggaggagtggcagcaGCTGGAGCCCGAGCAGAAGACCACGTACCGggatgtgatgctggagaactacAGCCATCTCGTTTCCGTGG GCTGTCACATTATCAAACCGGAAGTTATCATCAAGTTGGAGCAAGGAGAAGAGCCATGGATAGTAGAAGGAGAATTCCTACCACAGAGTTACCCAG aAGAAGTCTGGAAAGCTGACATTCTGGGAGAGAGAgtccaggaaaatgaaagcaaatattcAAGACAAGCTGTATCCAACAACAAAACCCTGATTGAAGAGAGAGGTAATGTTCCTGGTAAGACTTCTAATGCGGAAACGAATCCCATTCCTTCAAGAAAAATGTCCTATAAATGTGACTTGTGTGAAAAGAGTTTGAAATCTATTTCAGAATATATTAGTAGTGATGGCAGCTATGCAAGAATGAAGCCTGATGAATGTAGTGCGTGTGGGAAACCACTTCCCCAGATTAAACTTGAGAAAACTCATCCGGGAGATGAGTCTTACGAATTTAATCAAAATGGGGACGCTTATAGTCTAAATGAAGAAAGTATTTATCATAACATTAATATTTTGGAGAAACCCTTTGAATATACTGAATGCCAGAAAGCCTTTCAGAAGGATACAGTTTTTGTTAATCACATGGAGGAGAAGCCCTATAAGTGGAATGAATCTGAAATAGCCTTTCTGCAAATGTCCAACCTCCGCGTACACGAGAGGTCTCACATGGAGCTGAAGCCCTATGAATGCAACGCGTGCGGGAAATCCTTCTGTAAGAAGTCAAAGTTCATCATCCATCAGAGGACTCACACGggagagaaaccttatgaatgtaaTCAGTGTGGAAAATCCTTCTGCCAGAAGGGGACCCTCACTGTCCATCAGCGCACACACACCGGGGAGAAGCCCTACGAATGTAACGAATGCGGGAAGACCTTCTACCAGAAGTTACACCTCATTCAGCATCAGAGAACTCACTCAGGAGAGAAGCCCTATGAATGTAGTTACTGTGGAAAATCCTTCTGCCAGAAGACACACCTCACACAACACCAGAGAACGCATTCAGGAGAGAGACCCTACGTTTGTCACGACTGTGGAAAAACCTTCTCCCAGAAGTCCGCACTTAACGACCATCAGAAAATCCACACGGGCGTGAAACTCTACAAGTGTAATGAGTGTGGGAAGTGCTTCTGCCGCAAGTCCACACTCACCACGCATCAGAGGACccacactggagagaagcccTACGAATGTAACGAGTGCGGGAAATTCTTCTCGCGGTTGTCCTATCTCACTGTACACTACAGGACTCATTCGGGAGAGAAGCCCTATGAGTGTAACgagtgtgggaaaaccttctACCTGAACTCGGCCCTCATGAGACATCAGCGAGTGCACACCGGAGAGAAACCCTACGAATGTACCGAGTGTGGAAAACTCTTCTCTCAGCTGTCGTACCTCACTATACACCACAGAACCCATTCAGGAGTGAAACCCTACGAGTGTAACGAGTGCGGAAAGACCTTTTACCAGAACTCAGCCCTTTGCCGACATCGGAGGATACATAAAGGAGAGAAGCCCTACGAATGTTACATATGTGGAAAGTTCTTCTCTCAGATGTCATACCTCACCATACACCATCGAATTCATTCAGGAGAGAAGCCCTATGAATGTAAtgagtgtgggaaaaccttctgCCAGAATTCAGCCCTTAATAGACATCAGAGgacacacacaggagagaaagccTACGAGTGTTACGAGTGTGGGAAGTTCTTCTCTCAGATGTCCTATCTCACCATCCACCACCGGATCCATTCGGGAGAGAAGCCCTTTGAATGTAAcgaatgtggaaaagccttctCTCGGATGTCCTACCTCACTGTTCACTACAGGACTCACTCCGGAGAGAAGCCCTACGAATGTAACGAGTGTGGGAAGAAATTCTACCACAAATCAGCCTTCAATAGCCATCAGAGGATTCACAGGAGAGGGAATGTGAATGTTCTGGACGTGGGGAGGCTTCTGTGA
- the LOC122895946 gene encoding LOW QUALITY PROTEIN: zinc finger protein 33B-like (The sequence of the model RefSeq protein was modified relative to this genomic sequence to represent the inferred CDS: inserted 1 base in 1 codon), which produces MNKSQKCAGQGSVSFRDVTVDFTRDEWSQLTGTQRTLYRDVMLENYSHLVSVGCHLAKPEVIFRLERGEELWPSDAATPDQGDQDRNQEDQDKHLWRVSLISKKSLTKKRENVFRETPCQDVSRGKRLKNVSESIISNNKYSGKNSDEINACGKLLSGNNQGNTHSGKKSGERNLGGKSPSPIEGCTEQQKIQTLGPLFENNECGEIFLNKAAVITPTGAQTEEQSCDSKEQGRNTRDESALEVLQETHTRKNRCEVDECRKSTLLKHQKVNVECNDDETNFSKKSHDTQLPETHTGEKTFECSHCQKSFDQEAHLTQHQKTHTREKPCGSNTSGKTLQKSQLTDPPQCQAGEKLSDYSEAPVPSGLTDQQRTRSEVKLYVCNECKKSFRHSSALKVHQRIHTGEKPYQCTECGKSFYAKSNLNHHQRTHTGEKPYECRECGKSFCVKSNLTKHQKTHTGEKPFKCNECGKTFLQKSQFADHQRTHTGERPYVCNECGKSFYYKSALHVHQGKHTEEKPFKCTDCGKSFCYKSALIIHQVSHTGKKPYDCNECGKTFCVKSNLTKHQKIHTGLKPYECNECGKAFSMNSILIVHQRTHTGEKPYECNECEKSFYKKSALTKHQKTHTGEKPHECNECGKAFHMKSTLIIHQRTHTGEKPFKCNECEKSFYVKSLLNIHQRNHTGKKPHVCSECGKAFSMKSNLTDHQRTHSEEKPYECNECQKTFRHKSTLTVHQRTHTGEKPYKCNECGKSFYMKSALSQHQRIHTGEKPYECKECGKTFFQKSHLTKHQRTHTGEKPYECKECKKTFFQKSHLIEHQRTHTGEKPHECNKCGKSFCYKSALTIHQRTHTEEKPYKCNECEKSFCMKSHLTVHQRTHTGKNPFECKECGKTFYVKSNLINHQRTHTGEKPYECKRCGKSFCMKSTLTVHQRTHTGEKPYECNECGKSFCKKSTLTKHQVIHTREIPXRCSKCGKPSCVKSNFVNTKSTHGRDLRTVVM; this is translated from the exons atgaacaaatccCAG AAATGTGCTGGTCAGGGATCCGTGTCATTCAGGGATGTGACTGTGGACTTTACCCGGGATGAGTGGTCACAACTGACGGGCACACAGAGGACACTGTACCGGGACGTGATGCTGGAGAACTACAGTCACCTGGTCTCAGTGG GGTGTCACCTCGCCAAACCAGAGGTGATCTTCAGGCTGGAGCGAGGAGAAGAGCTGTGGCCCTCAGACGCAGCGACCCCAGACCAGGGTGATCAAG ACAGAAACCAGGAAGACCAAGACAAACATTTGTGGCGAGTTTCACTCATCAGCAAAAAATCACTGactaagaagagagagaatgttttCAGAGAAACACCCTGTCAGGATGTCTCTCGTGGAAAACGTTTGAAAAATGTTTCAGAATCAATTATTAGTAATAACAAGTATTCAGGTAAGAACTCTGATGAAATTAATGCATGTGGGAAGTTACTCTCTGGTAATAACCAAGGAAATACTCATTCTGGAAAAAAGTCTGGCGAACGGAACCTAGGTGGGAAATCCCCAAGTCCTATTGAGGGCTGTACTGAACAACAGAAAATTCAAACTTTGGGGCCactttttgaaaataatgaatGTGGAGAGATCTTTCTTAATAAGGCAGCTGTCATTACACCTACGGGGGCTCAAACAGAAGAGCAGTCCTGTGATTCTAAGGAACAGGGGCGAAATACCAGAGATGAGTCCGCCCTTGAAGTCCTTCAGGAAACTCACACAAGGAAGAACCGCTGTGAGGTCGATGAGTGCCGGAAGTCAACCCTTTTAAAACATCAGAAAGTTAATGTGGAATGTAATGACGACGAGACTAATTTCAGCAAGAAGTCCCATGACACTCAACTTCCCGAaactcacacaggagagaaaaccTTTGAATGTAGTCACTGTCAGAAATCTTTTGATCAGGAGGCCCACCTGACTCAGCACCAGAAGACACACACAAGAGAGAAACCCTGTGGAAGTAATACATCTGGAAAAACCCTTCAGAAATCACAGCTCACAGACCCTCCGCAATGTCAGGCAGGAGAGAAACTCAGTGACTACAGCGAAGCCCCCGTGCCGTCAGGCCTTACCGATCAGCAGAGAACACGGTCAGAAGTGAAGCTTTATGTGTGTAACGAGTGCAAGAAGTCTTTCCGTCATAGCTCAGCCCTCAAAGtccatcagagaattcacacggGAGAGAAGCCCTATCAATGCACCGAGTGTGGGAAATCCTTCTATGCCAAATCAAACTTGAACCACCATCAGAGGACTCATACAGGGGAGAAGCCCTATGAGTGTAGGGAGTGTGGGAAATCCTTCTGTGTGAAATCAAACTTAACTAAACATCAGAAAACACATACAGGAGAGAAGCCTTtcaaatgtaatgaatgtgggaaaacttTCTTACAGAAGTCACAGTTTGCTGACCATCAGAGAACACACACGGGGGAGAGACCCTATGTATGTAATGAGTGCGGTAAGTCCTTCTACTACAAGTCAGCCCTGCACGTACATCAGGGGAAGCATACAGAAGAGAAACCCTTTAAATGCACCGACTGTGGGAAATCCTTCTGTTATAAATCTGCCTTAATTATCCATCAGGTGTCTCACACAGGGAAGAAACCCTATGactgtaatgaatgtgggaaaaccttctgTGTGAAGTCAAACCTCACTAAACATCAGAAAATTCACACTGGTTTGAAACCTTATGAATGTAATGAGTGTGGCAAAGCCTTCTCTATGAATTCGATCCTAATAGTACACCAGAGAACCCATACGGGGGAGAAACCCTATGAGTGCAATGAATGTGAGAAGTCCTTCTATAAAAAATCAGCCCTCACTAAACACCAGAAAACACACACAGGGGAGAAACCACACGAGTGTAacgaatgtgggaaggccttccaTATGAAATCCACCCTGATCAtacaccagagaactcacactggagagaaaccctttAAATGTAACGAATGTGAAAAGTCGTTCTACGTGAAGTCACTTCTTAACATTCATCAGAGAAATCACACGGGAAAGAAACCCCACGTATGTagtgaatgtgggaaggccttttcTATGAAGTCCAATCTCACCGATCATCAGAGGACACATTCAgaagagaaaccctatgaatgtaacgAATGTCAGAAGACCTTTCGCCATAAGTCAACTTTAACGGtacaccagagaactcacacaggggagaaaccctataaatgtaatGAATGCGGGAAGTCCTTCTACATGAAGTCAGCCCTCAGTCAACACCAGAGAATACACACAGGGGAAAAGCCTtatgaatgtaaagaatgtgggaaaaccttcttCCAGAAGTCACACCTCACGAAACATCAGCGcacacacacaggggagaaaccctatgaatgtaaggaatgtaaaAAAACCTTCTTCCAGAAGTCACACCTCATTGAACACCAGAGaacccacactggggagaagcccCATGAATGTAACAAGTGTGGGAAATCTTTTTGTTACAAGTCAGCCTTAACCATacatcagagaactcacacggaagagaaaccatataaatgtaatgaatgtgagAAATCTTTCTGTATGAAATCACACCTCACTGTacatcagagaactcacacaggcAAGAACCCctttgaatgtaaggaatgtgggaagacTTTTTATGTGAAGTCAAACCTCATTAATCATCAGAGGACTCATACAGGGGAGAAGCCCTATGAATGTAAGCGATGTGGGAAGTCCTTCTGTATGAAGTCGACCCTCACGGTTCATCAGCGCACACACACGGGGGAGAAGCCCTATGAATGTAACGAATGTGGGAAGTCATTCTGCAAGAAGTCGACTCTCACGAAACATCAGGTAATTCACACAAGGGAGATAC TAAGGTGCAGCAAATGTGGAAAGCCCTCCTGTGTGAAGTCGAATTTCGTCAACACCAAGAGCACCCATGGGAGAGACCTTAGGACTGTAGTAATGTGA